Proteins encoded by one window of Sorangium aterium:
- a CDS encoding glucosyltransferase-I → MDEGRGGRGEGAVRGAAALTEARSVTFRARSRRPHPTIAHERKRLRLRLRLRGRGRGRGRSRPAVDDHDHDHDYVNVNVLRPFGPRRTLERQASCGAVGRGRSEGTMHALTRRSGVKSSRSAAGRRRGGALHTATAMAFVTALLAVAGACLEGGLRCGEGSCPIGHTCAVDRDGNPACIVPTEVNTCGNRVVEDGEACDDGNGESGDGCSFDCSSDERCGNGIVDTIREEECDCGAGEFGPTDARCRGRQNADSDGYCRKDCKAHCGDGAVAEHEQCDTGAPVAGSCVNLRYDFGRPGCTSTCDALSTAPCGDWNWRFESIGTVLSFMSVWGSGKEDVFAVLGNTTAHYDGQSWQMMDSPTTEFVFGIWGTGPDDVFVAGQDGTILHYDGQSWQMMDSPTGENLFCVWGSESNDVVAVGDNGAIVRYDGQSWHKIDAEISANWRRVWGSGPDDVFAVGLAGAIMHYDGESWHEMDSPTTTSLLGVWGSGPDDVFAVGLAGVILHYDGESWHEMEHHLSAELSLAGVWGSGPGDVFAVGDAGTIVHYDGQRWHQLDAQTTADFIGVWGSGPDDVFAVGQLGTIARHDGQSWQKMESPVPDELELHAVWGSSPDDVFAVGQAGAQAGAILHHDGQVWRTMDSPTSARLGGVWASGPDDAFAVGQAGTILRYDGQRWQTMDSGTLDYLDGVWGSGPDDVFAVGQAGTIAHYDGDSWQATLLDSGEYLNAVWGSGPDDVFAIGDEGTIAHYDGESWQVTHSDSGEYLQAVWGSGPTDVFAVGLESAILHYDGESWRRMEAPTLASLYGVWGSGPTDVFAVGTGGALLRYDGISWLTLNSTTNSTLDAVWGQGRISFVVGQDAAIYRHIGPPPAR, encoded by the coding sequence GTGGACGAAGGCCGCGGTGGACGCGGCGAAGGCGCGGTTCGGGGCGCAGCAGCGCTAACCGAAGCTCGTTCGGTCACGTTCAGGGCACGAAGCCGTCGCCCCCACCCCACCATCGCTCACGAACGTAAACGTTTACGTTTACGTTTACGTTTACGTGGTCGTGGTCGTGGTCGTGGTCGTTCACGACCTGCCGTTGACGACCACGACCACGACCACGATTACGTAAACGTAAACGTTCTCAGACCTTTCGGGCCCCGCCGTACGCTCGAGCGACAGGCAAGCTGCGGGGCGGTCGGTCGAGGGCGAAGCGAGGGGACGATGCACGCATTGACGCGGAGATCGGGCGTGAAATCGAGCAGGAGCGCCGCGGGCCGCCGGCGGGGCGGCGCGCTTCACACTGCGACGGCGATGGCCTTCGTGACGGCGCTGCTCGCCGTCGCCGGCGCGTGCCTCGAAGGAGGGCTCCGCTGCGGCGAGGGCTCGTGCCCGATCGGCCATACATGCGCCGTGGACAGGGACGGCAACCCGGCATGCATCGTCCCGACCGAGGTCAATACCTGCGGCAACCGCGTCGTCGAGGACGGCGAGGCCTGCGATGACGGCAACGGCGAGAGCGGCGACGGGTGCAGCTTCGACTGCAGCTCCGACGAGCGCTGCGGCAACGGTATCGTCGATACGATACGCGAGGAAGAGTGCGACTGCGGCGCTGGCGAGTTCGGTCCCACGGACGCTCGATGTCGCGGTCGACAGAACGCGGATTCCGACGGTTATTGCCGGAAGGACTGCAAGGCACATTGCGGCGACGGCGCGGTCGCAGAGCACGAGCAGTGCGACACCGGCGCGCCGGTCGCCGGCTCCTGCGTGAACCTGCGCTATGATTTCGGTCGCCCCGGGTGCACGAGCACCTGCGACGCTCTCTCCACAGCTCCATGCGGCGACTGGAACTGGCGGTTCGAATCCATCGGCACGGTGTTGTCCTTCATGAGCGTGTGGGGGAGCGGGAAGGAGGACGTGTTCGCCGTCCTGGGAAACACGACCGCGCACTACGACGGCCAGAGCTGGCAGATGATGGACTCGCCGACGACAGAATTTGTCTTTGGCATATGGGGTACTGGACCGGATGACGTCTTCGTCGCCGGTCAGGACGGCACGATCCTGCACTACGATGGCCAGAGCTGGCAGATGATGGACTCGCCAACAGGGGAGAATCTCTTCTGCGTGTGGGGGAGCGAATCGAACGATGTCGTTGCCGTCGGTGACAACGGCGCGATCGTCCGCTACGACGGCCAGAGCTGGCACAAGATCGATGCGGAGATCTCAGCGAACTGGCGTCGCGTGTGGGGGAGCGGACCGGATGACGTCTTTGCTGTCGGCCTGGCAGGCGCCATCATGCACTACGACGGCGAGAGCTGGCACGAGATGGATTCACCGACGACGACCAGCTTGCTCGGCGTGTGGGGAAGCGGACCGGACGACGTCTTTGCTGTCGGCCTGGCAGGCGTCATCCTGCATTACGACGGCGAGAGCTGGCACGAGATGGAACACCACCTGTCGGCCGAGCTCTCCTTGGCTGGCGTCTGGGGCAGCGGACCGGGCGATGTCTTCGCCGTCGGTGATGCCGGCACGATCGTCCACTACGACGGCCAGCGCTGGCACCAGCTCGATGCGCAAACGACGGCCGACTTCATCGGCGTGTGGGGCAGCGGTCCGGACGACGTCTTTGCCGTCGGTCAGCTCGGTACGATCGCGCGCCACGACGGCCAGAGCTGGCAGAAGATGGAATCACCGGTGCCGGACGAGCTGGAGCTGCACGCCGTGTGGGGCAGCAGTCCGGACGACGTCTTCGCCGTCGGTCAGGCCGGCGCCCAGGCCGGCGCGATCCTGCACCACGATGGCCAGGTCTGGCGGACGATGGATTCGCCGACGTCGGCTCGTCTCGGCGGCGTCTGGGCGAGCGGACCGGACGATGCCTTCGCCGTCGGCCAGGCCGGCACCATCCTGCGCTACGATGGCCAGAGATGGCAGACGATGGATTCGGGCACCCTGGATTATCTCGATGGCGTGTGGGGGAGCGGTCCGGACGATGTCTTCGCCGTCGGTCAGGCCGGCACGATCGCGCACTACGATGGTGACAGCTGGCAGGCGACGCTCCTGGACTCAGGGGAATACCTCAATGCCGTCTGGGGGAGCGGGCCAGACGATGTCTTCGCCATCGGTGACGAGGGCACGATCGCGCACTACGACGGCGAGAGCTGGCAGGTGACGCACTCGGACTCAGGGGAATATCTCCAGGCCGTCTGGGGAAGCGGGCCGACCGATGTCTTCGCCGTCGGGCTGGAGAGCGCGATCTTGCACTACGACGGCGAGAGCTGGCGCAGGATGGAAGCGCCGACGCTGGCATCGCTCTACGGCGTGTGGGGGAGCGGGCCGACCGATGTCTTCGCGGTCGGCACGGGCGGCGCGCTCTTGCGCTACGACGGCATCTCCTGGCTGACGCTCAACTCCACGACGAACTCCACGCTCGACGCCGTGTGGGGCCAGGGCCGGATCTCCTTCGTCGTCGGCCAGGACGCCGCGATCTACCGTCACATCGGTCCGCCGCCAGCGCGGTAG
- the pheT gene encoding phenylalanine--tRNA ligase subunit beta: MLISYKWLQEILGADPGIDAVTSALGRGGLEVDRVTHVGAALRSVVLASVVATRPHPAGKKGLTVVRVDAGGGGEGVEVACGAPVIPAAPALVCYAPVGAQVLDRNGALVTLTEKAVAGFASPGMLCAEDELGLGSSHEGLLTVEGGRPGQSLLDWEPRLEDWIIELSVTPNRPDALGHLGVARDVAAVLGLPFRPPAVAAPRANGAGAPAAVQTRAAVEVRDGDRCPRYDGQVIEGVGVGPSPLWARVRLGRLGVRPIANVVDATNLVMLERGQPLHAFDLDTLRLPIEIRRAQPGEAFVALDGQKLSLDEDDLVIADADRVVALAGVIGGADSGVTATTRRVFLESAYFEPRGIRRSARRYGFHTEASHRFEREVDLSGVPLSRDRGSALICELAGGEAAGEPIDVYVAPRAPRRLTLRLPRYQRIIGAEAPARAREILETLGLSVLEQKADRLLVEVPEHRPDIAEEIDLIEEVARIAGYDQIPSRLPRVGAAPAGARGDYRLRRRVRQICTGIGLHEAVTYSFLSPQELKAARYDDGSLLRLLNPLSEEKSVMRPSLVPGLLTVVQRSQRYNVPRVRLFEVSQVFLPWQDEASGASQLARVERPPVNEPTRLTIFLAGPRDSYLTRPEDVDFYDGKGAVEAVVAELAGNVTPAFDLSGEAPPWAHPKKGARVLLDGREVGYVAELHPDVREALEITSGAVVAELDLAAVAAAYRAPVAAKPSRFPAMRHDVALLLPLDVPAGEVLEVLRTTAGERCEKVEMFDRYRGEELPAGTHSLGFALWFRSAERTLTDDEVDKWTKAAVDAAKARFGAQQR; the protein is encoded by the coding sequence ATGTTGATATCCTACAAGTGGCTTCAAGAGATCCTCGGCGCCGATCCCGGCATCGACGCGGTGACCTCGGCGCTCGGCCGCGGCGGGCTCGAGGTCGACCGCGTGACGCACGTCGGCGCCGCGCTGCGCTCCGTGGTCCTCGCGAGCGTCGTCGCGACGCGGCCGCACCCGGCGGGCAAGAAGGGCCTCACGGTGGTCCGCGTGGACGCGGGCGGAGGCGGAGAAGGCGTGGAGGTCGCGTGCGGCGCGCCGGTCATCCCGGCGGCTCCGGCGCTCGTCTGTTATGCGCCCGTCGGGGCGCAGGTGCTCGACCGCAACGGCGCGCTCGTGACGTTGACCGAGAAGGCGGTCGCCGGCTTCGCGTCGCCCGGTATGCTCTGCGCCGAGGACGAGCTCGGGCTCGGGTCGAGCCACGAGGGGCTCCTGACCGTGGAGGGCGGGCGTCCGGGGCAATCGCTGCTCGACTGGGAGCCTCGCCTCGAGGACTGGATCATCGAGCTCAGCGTCACCCCGAACCGGCCCGACGCGCTGGGGCACCTGGGCGTGGCGCGGGACGTGGCCGCGGTGCTCGGCCTACCGTTCCGGCCGCCCGCCGTCGCCGCGCCGCGGGCGAACGGCGCCGGAGCGCCCGCGGCCGTGCAGACACGCGCCGCCGTGGAGGTGCGCGACGGGGACCGCTGCCCCCGGTATGACGGGCAGGTGATCGAGGGCGTCGGCGTGGGCCCCTCGCCGCTCTGGGCGCGGGTGCGGCTCGGCCGCCTCGGCGTGCGGCCGATCGCCAATGTCGTCGACGCGACCAACCTGGTGATGCTCGAGCGGGGGCAGCCGCTCCACGCGTTCGATCTCGACACGCTGCGGCTGCCGATCGAGATCCGGCGGGCTCAGCCGGGCGAGGCGTTCGTTGCGCTCGACGGGCAGAAGCTGTCCCTCGACGAGGACGACCTCGTCATCGCCGACGCGGACCGCGTGGTGGCCCTGGCGGGCGTCATCGGCGGCGCGGACAGCGGCGTCACCGCGACGACGCGGCGGGTGTTCCTGGAGTCGGCGTACTTCGAGCCGCGCGGGATCCGCAGGTCGGCGCGCCGGTACGGCTTCCACACGGAGGCGTCGCACCGCTTCGAGCGGGAGGTGGACCTCTCGGGGGTCCCCCTGTCGCGCGACCGCGGGAGCGCGCTCATCTGCGAGCTCGCGGGCGGCGAGGCGGCGGGCGAGCCGATCGACGTGTACGTGGCGCCGCGCGCGCCGCGCCGCCTGACGCTCCGGCTCCCGCGGTACCAGCGGATCATCGGGGCCGAGGCCCCGGCGCGGGCGCGCGAGATCCTGGAGACGCTGGGGCTCTCGGTGCTGGAGCAGAAGGCGGACCGGCTCCTCGTCGAGGTGCCGGAGCACCGGCCCGACATCGCGGAGGAGATCGACCTCATCGAGGAGGTCGCGCGCATCGCTGGTTACGACCAGATCCCGAGCCGGCTGCCGCGCGTGGGGGCCGCGCCCGCGGGCGCCAGGGGCGATTACCGTCTGCGGCGCAGGGTGCGGCAGATCTGCACGGGGATCGGGCTGCACGAGGCGGTGACGTACTCGTTCCTGTCGCCCCAGGAGCTGAAGGCGGCGCGCTACGACGACGGGTCGCTCCTGCGGCTGCTCAACCCGCTCTCCGAGGAGAAGTCGGTGATGCGGCCGTCGCTGGTCCCTGGGCTGCTCACGGTGGTGCAGCGCTCGCAGCGGTACAACGTGCCGCGGGTGCGGCTGTTCGAGGTGAGCCAGGTGTTCCTGCCGTGGCAGGACGAGGCGAGCGGCGCGAGCCAGCTGGCGCGGGTCGAGCGGCCGCCGGTGAACGAGCCGACGCGGCTCACGATCTTCCTGGCGGGTCCGCGCGACAGTTACCTGACGCGGCCCGAGGACGTCGATTTCTACGACGGCAAGGGCGCGGTCGAGGCGGTGGTCGCGGAGCTCGCGGGCAACGTGACGCCGGCGTTCGACCTCTCGGGCGAGGCGCCGCCGTGGGCGCACCCGAAGAAGGGCGCCCGCGTCCTGCTCGACGGCCGCGAGGTCGGGTACGTGGCGGAGCTGCACCCGGACGTGCGCGAGGCGCTGGAGATCACGAGCGGGGCCGTCGTGGCGGAGCTGGATCTCGCGGCGGTCGCGGCGGCGTACCGCGCGCCGGTGGCCGCGAAGCCGAGCCGGTTCCCGGCGATGCGGCACGACGTGGCGCTGCTCTTGCCGCTCGACGTGCCGGCGGGAGAGGTGCTCGAGGTGCTGCGGACGACCGCGGGGGAGCGCTGCGAGAAGGTCGAGATGTTCGATCGGTACCGCGGCGAAGAGCTGCCGGCGGGGACGCACTCGCTGGGGTTCGCGCTGTGGTTCCGGTCGGCCGAGCGGACGCTGACGGACGACGAGGTCGACAAGTGGACGAAGGCCGCGGTGGACGCGGCGAAGGCGCGGTTCGGGGCGCAGCAGCGCTAA
- a CDS encoding carbohydrate porin, which translates to MNPILHLSCDPAHDARCAPRRGTVSALLGAALWVSPAVVNGQPTTTPTPAPEAPPAVVNAQPPPPPTPSPAPVPESGFFFGGVGRVVAATDAEMGPGRDADIVWRGSRLDESTYIQMDLERQDHWESTGATTRVAVRLVVDAPVLHYNNARPWNINMSVRNAFVEERDLGVKGLSVWVGSRLYRGDNAELLDFWPLDWLNTLGGGVRYDLPSKRTYFAAHAGVNRPLSPYYLQTVERPPALNQPGAANVNLLDRQRLISSVKASHTVPVGEKGGVKGVLYGELHQLPSGTRETAEAGVVERLPRDSGYVVGAQISPFTGVNNGHLHLFLRYAGDLAAYGEFGAPTQPAPDGTATGAHELLFTLSGNYETGPLGLMAAGYVRSFRNASEPFDFADLDEGILLVRPHLYLRDWGGVAVEASYQAQRRGRVPPPADPAAAGAHPAASHHSASLVRLGLVPFLNAAGKGDFKRPQFRFIWLVTRRDDGAKALYPQDDVFSQRTWEHFIGLNVEWNIKASPAF; encoded by the coding sequence TTGAATCCCATCCTCCATCTCTCTTGCGACCCTGCGCACGACGCCCGCTGCGCTCCGCGGCGCGGCACAGTCTCCGCCCTGCTCGGCGCGGCGCTCTGGGTGTCTCCAGCGGTCGTGAACGGGCAGCCGACGACGACTCCGACTCCGGCGCCCGAGGCGCCTCCAGCGGTCGTGAACGCGCAGCCGCCGCCCCCTCCGACTCCCAGTCCTGCGCCGGTGCCGGAGAGCGGCTTCTTCTTCGGCGGCGTCGGCCGCGTCGTCGCGGCCACGGACGCCGAGATGGGGCCGGGGCGGGACGCCGATATCGTCTGGAGAGGCTCGCGCCTCGACGAGTCCACGTACATCCAGATGGACCTGGAGCGGCAGGATCACTGGGAGTCCACAGGCGCCACCACGCGCGTCGCCGTCCGCCTGGTCGTGGACGCCCCCGTCCTCCACTACAACAACGCGCGGCCGTGGAACATCAACATGTCGGTGCGCAACGCCTTCGTCGAGGAGCGAGACCTCGGCGTCAAGGGCCTGTCCGTGTGGGTCGGCTCGCGCCTCTACCGCGGTGACAACGCCGAGCTGCTCGATTTCTGGCCGCTCGATTGGCTGAACACGCTGGGCGGAGGCGTCCGCTACGACCTGCCCTCGAAGCGCACGTACTTCGCGGCGCACGCAGGCGTCAACCGGCCGCTCTCGCCCTATTACCTCCAGACGGTGGAGCGCCCGCCGGCGCTCAACCAGCCTGGCGCGGCGAACGTCAACCTCCTCGATCGCCAGCGGCTCATCTCGAGCGTCAAGGCGAGCCACACCGTCCCGGTCGGGGAGAAGGGCGGCGTCAAGGGCGTCCTGTACGGCGAGCTGCACCAGCTGCCGTCGGGCACGCGCGAGACGGCGGAGGCCGGCGTGGTCGAGCGCCTGCCGCGCGACTCCGGGTACGTCGTCGGCGCGCAGATCAGCCCGTTCACCGGCGTGAACAACGGGCACCTGCACCTGTTCCTCCGCTATGCGGGCGACCTCGCGGCCTACGGCGAGTTCGGCGCGCCCACCCAGCCCGCGCCGGACGGCACCGCGACCGGCGCGCACGAGCTCCTCTTCACCTTGAGCGGCAACTACGAGACGGGGCCGCTCGGCCTCATGGCCGCGGGATACGTGCGCTCCTTCCGCAACGCCAGCGAGCCGTTCGACTTCGCCGACCTCGACGAGGGCATCTTGCTCGTGCGGCCGCACCTCTACCTGCGCGACTGGGGAGGCGTCGCCGTCGAGGCCTCGTATCAGGCGCAGCGGAGGGGGAGGGTCCCTCCTCCGGCCGACCCCGCGGCGGCGGGCGCGCACCCCGCGGCGAGCCACCACAGCGCGAGCCTCGTGCGCCTCGGGCTCGTGCCGTTCCTGAACGCGGCGGGCAAGGGTGATTTCAAGCGCCCTCAATTCCGGTTCATCTGGCTCGTGACCCGGCGCGACGACGGCGCGAAGGCGCTCTATCCGCAGGACGACGTCTTCAGCCAGCGCACGTGGGAGCATTTCATCGGCCTGAACGTCGAGTGGAACATCAAGGCCAGCCCGGCGTTCTGA
- the pheS gene encoding phenylalanine--tRNA ligase subunit alpha: protein MSGPELGRLIDEVDRTVDVQFAAAGDLDELNRLYASLLGRRGSLNALMKQLPGAAPEERKALGQRLNAVKGRVERAREEATARIKRAARDRELSAPPLDITLPGRWRAPGRSHPIMRTLDEIVDIFVGLGFDVAEGPQIELARYNFDLLGFPADHPAMDMHDTFYMAGDPGQNVLLRTHTSPVQVREMLSHPPPVMIVAPGVVYRRDDDASHSPMFVQIEGLVVDRDVSLADLKGLLEVYSRRMFGEATRTRFRPSYFPFTEPSAELDVSCLVCFGENRACPQCKGTGWLEVLGCGMVHPTVLRNVGIDPEEYTGLAFGIGVDRTANMKFAVDDIRAFYENDVRFLGSL from the coding sequence ATGAGTGGTCCCGAACTCGGCCGCCTCATCGACGAGGTCGATCGCACGGTGGACGTCCAGTTCGCCGCAGCCGGCGATCTCGATGAGCTGAACCGCCTGTATGCCAGCTTGCTCGGGCGCCGCGGGTCGCTCAATGCGCTGATGAAGCAGCTGCCCGGCGCGGCGCCCGAGGAGCGCAAGGCGCTCGGCCAGCGCCTCAACGCCGTCAAGGGCCGCGTGGAGCGCGCCCGCGAGGAGGCGACGGCGAGGATCAAGCGCGCTGCGCGCGATCGCGAGCTCTCCGCGCCGCCCCTCGATATCACCCTGCCCGGCCGCTGGCGCGCGCCCGGGCGGTCGCACCCGATCATGAGGACCCTCGACGAGATCGTCGATATCTTCGTCGGGCTCGGGTTCGACGTGGCCGAAGGGCCGCAGATCGAGCTCGCGCGCTACAACTTCGATCTCCTCGGGTTCCCGGCGGATCACCCGGCCATGGACATGCACGACACGTTCTACATGGCCGGCGATCCCGGCCAGAACGTGCTCCTCCGCACGCACACGAGCCCGGTCCAGGTGCGCGAGATGCTCTCCCACCCTCCGCCGGTGATGATCGTCGCGCCCGGGGTCGTGTATCGCCGCGACGACGACGCGAGCCACAGCCCCATGTTCGTGCAGATCGAGGGGCTCGTGGTCGACCGCGACGTGTCCCTCGCCGATCTGAAGGGCCTGCTCGAGGTCTACAGCCGCCGGATGTTCGGCGAGGCCACGAGGACGCGCTTCCGGCCGAGCTATTTCCCCTTCACCGAGCCCAGCGCCGAGCTCGACGTGTCCTGCCTCGTCTGTTTCGGCGAGAACCGCGCCTGTCCGCAGTGCAAGGGGACCGGCTGGCTGGAGGTCCTCGGGTGCGGCATGGTCCACCCGACGGTGCTCCGGAACGTCGGGATCGACCCGGAGGAATACACGGGGCTGGCGTTCGGCATCGGCGTGGATCGCACGGCCAACATGAAGTTCGCCGTCGACGATATCCGCGCCTTCTACGAGAACGACGTCCGCTTCCTCGGAAGCCTCTAG
- a CDS encoding serine/threonine-protein kinase: MSGSSPEDAGYAITVIAGAAPPAAALSGMETARADGVVAGAREPQRHGMTAPAEPPPSLLAQARSAPSAGARIGHYELLRELGRGGMGVVFLARDTRLARLVAIKLLTMLSSAGVQRFLVEAQATARCKHEHIVTIHEVNEHDGSPYMVLEYIEGQSLRAWMNQRRPADAGEAVSTAPVPPGLAVDMVVPIVRALASAHASGIVHRDLKPENVMLDAAGAIKVVDFGIAKLLEEEVILSGDRAVAGDTGLTRDGAIIGTLAYMSPEQWRGIDIGPWSDVWAVGIMLHELLLGAHPLAPCGRMDLLAVPALDEPMPTVGARRPEIGALGAIIDRCLRKRKSERFASAQELLVELLPLLPGRREILLGADESPFAGLSSFQEADADRFFGRAQDLAGVVARLRSQPLLAIAGASGVGKSSLVRAGVIPALKRSGEGWEALVVRPGREPMAVLADLFDHPGVTLNTDVRALSPQGGAAMRGALIQRLRAEPGLLGAALRGGAGRAQKRLVLFIDQFEELFTLGAPAVEREAFLACLAGIADDASSPLRVVLSVRSDFLERMAEHEHFMAIMTRGLVFLRPMGREGLREALMSPVEAARHEIEDAAMIEGILDALQTTRGALPLLQFTAARLWEMRDRGRKLLTRASYEALGGVAGALASHADTVLAGMSGHRAKLARAVLERLVTPERTRAVASLGELCELPGDRGEIERVVELLAEARLLAIETGSDRAGSTVEIVHESLIERWPTLRRWLDENQEDAAFLDRLRAAARLWDASGRAADTLWRGKVAEEARGFRERYRGELPERERLYLEEVLRFADQQQRGRRRLVSGIIAALSLLVVAAGAGIVKLTRQNTVITEQLEEIRRTEDTLKKALASEEAQRSAAERAQQESEAQRRRAEKMQREAEEARVRAEAEAGRARVAAGEARTARDTAQRSEAEVRDAQVKATEEERKAREAAETALRSKREQEQLIERTAGKIKPTLK; this comes from the coding sequence TCGCGGGCGCCCGCGAGCCGCAGCGCCACGGGATGACCGCGCCGGCCGAACCGCCGCCCTCGCTGCTGGCGCAGGCCAGGTCGGCGCCTTCGGCCGGCGCCCGCATCGGCCATTACGAGCTCCTGCGCGAGCTCGGTCGGGGCGGCATGGGCGTGGTCTTCCTCGCGCGCGACACCCGCCTCGCTCGCCTCGTCGCGATCAAGCTCCTCACCATGCTGAGCAGCGCCGGGGTCCAGCGCTTCCTGGTCGAAGCGCAGGCCACCGCGCGCTGCAAGCACGAGCACATCGTGACGATCCACGAGGTGAACGAGCACGACGGATCCCCGTACATGGTGCTCGAGTACATCGAGGGGCAAAGCCTCCGCGCCTGGATGAACCAGCGCAGGCCCGCGGACGCGGGCGAGGCGGTGTCCACGGCGCCGGTGCCGCCCGGCCTGGCCGTCGACATGGTGGTCCCCATCGTGCGCGCGCTCGCGAGCGCGCACGCGTCCGGCATCGTCCACCGCGACCTCAAGCCGGAGAACGTCATGCTGGACGCGGCGGGCGCGATCAAGGTGGTCGATTTCGGCATCGCCAAGCTGCTCGAGGAAGAGGTGATCCTCTCGGGCGATCGCGCCGTCGCCGGGGACACGGGGCTCACGCGCGACGGCGCGATCATCGGCACGCTGGCGTACATGTCCCCCGAGCAGTGGAGAGGGATCGACATCGGCCCGTGGAGCGATGTCTGGGCCGTGGGCATCATGCTCCACGAGCTCCTGCTCGGCGCGCACCCGCTCGCCCCGTGCGGCCGGATGGACCTCCTCGCGGTGCCGGCGCTCGACGAGCCGATGCCCACCGTCGGCGCGCGCCGTCCGGAGATCGGCGCGCTCGGCGCGATCATCGATCGCTGCCTGCGCAAGCGGAAGTCCGAGCGGTTCGCCTCTGCGCAGGAGCTCCTTGTCGAGCTCCTGCCGCTGCTGCCCGGGCGCCGTGAGATCCTCCTCGGCGCCGACGAGAGCCCGTTCGCGGGGCTCTCCTCGTTCCAGGAGGCCGACGCCGACCGCTTCTTCGGCCGCGCGCAGGATCTCGCGGGCGTGGTCGCGCGCCTCCGGAGCCAGCCGCTGCTCGCGATCGCTGGGGCCTCTGGCGTGGGGAAGTCGTCGCTCGTGAGGGCGGGGGTGATCCCGGCGCTCAAGCGCTCCGGCGAGGGCTGGGAGGCGCTCGTCGTGCGGCCCGGGCGCGAGCCGATGGCGGTGCTGGCGGACCTGTTCGACCACCCCGGCGTGACCCTCAACACCGACGTGAGGGCGCTCTCCCCGCAGGGCGGCGCGGCGATGCGCGGGGCCCTGATCCAGCGGCTGCGCGCCGAGCCCGGCCTGCTCGGGGCCGCGCTGCGCGGGGGGGCGGGCCGCGCGCAGAAGCGCCTCGTGCTGTTCATCGATCAGTTCGAGGAGCTCTTCACGCTCGGCGCCCCGGCCGTCGAGCGGGAGGCGTTCCTCGCGTGCCTGGCGGGGATCGCCGACGACGCCTCCTCGCCGCTCCGGGTCGTCCTGTCCGTGCGGTCCGATTTCCTCGAGCGGATGGCCGAGCACGAGCATTTCATGGCGATCATGACGCGAGGCCTCGTGTTCCTCCGGCCGATGGGGCGCGAGGGGCTGCGCGAAGCCTTGATGAGCCCGGTCGAGGCGGCGCGGCACGAGATCGAGGATGCGGCGATGATCGAGGGCATCCTCGACGCGCTGCAGACGACGCGCGGCGCGCTGCCGCTGCTTCAGTTCACCGCGGCCCGGTTGTGGGAGATGCGCGATCGGGGGCGCAAGCTGCTCACGCGGGCGAGCTACGAGGCGCTCGGGGGCGTGGCGGGCGCGCTGGCGAGCCACGCCGACACGGTGCTGGCCGGGATGAGCGGGCACCGGGCGAAGCTCGCGCGGGCGGTGCTGGAGCGGCTGGTGACGCCGGAGCGGACGCGGGCGGTGGCCAGTCTGGGCGAGCTCTGCGAGCTGCCCGGGGATCGAGGCGAGATCGAGCGGGTGGTGGAGCTGCTCGCCGAGGCGCGGCTCCTGGCGATCGAGACGGGGAGCGACCGCGCGGGCAGCACGGTGGAGATCGTGCACGAGTCGCTGATCGAGCGGTGGCCGACGCTCCGGCGCTGGCTCGACGAGAACCAGGAAGACGCCGCATTCCTGGACCGGCTGCGCGCGGCGGCGAGGCTCTGGGACGCGAGCGGTCGCGCCGCGGACACGCTCTGGCGCGGCAAGGTCGCCGAGGAGGCGCGCGGCTTTCGCGAGCGCTACCGCGGGGAGCTGCCGGAGCGGGAGAGGCTCTATCTGGAGGAGGTGCTCCGCTTCGCCGATCAGCAGCAACGCGGGAGGCGCCGCCTCGTGTCCGGGATCATCGCGGCGCTGTCGCTGCTGGTGGTCGCGGCGGGGGCGGGGATCGTGAAGCTGACCCGCCAGAACACGGTGATCACGGAGCAGCTCGAGGAGATCCGGAGGACGGAGGACACGCTCAAGAAGGCGCTGGCGAGCGAGGAGGCGCAGCGGAGCGCGGCCGAGAGGGCGCAGCAGGAGAGCGAGGCGCAGCGGAGGCGGGCCGAGAAGATGCAGCGCGAGGCGGAGGAGGCCCGCGTGCGCGCGGAGGCCGAGGCCGGGCGGGCCCGCGTGGCGGCGGGCGAGGCGAGGACGGCGCGGGACACGGCGCAGCGGTCCGAGGCCGAGGTGCGCGATGCGCAGGTCAAGGCCACCGAGGAGGAGCGGAAGGCGAGGGAAGCGGCCGAGACGGCGCTGCGGAGCAAGCGCGAGCAGGAGCAGCTGATCGAGCGCACGGCGGGGAAGATCAAGCCGACGCTGAAGTAG